A stretch of Cloacibacillus sp. DNA encodes these proteins:
- a CDS encoding ATP-binding cassette domain-containing protein, protein MASLCAKHLTKKFSQQTALNDVSFEIEDGEFVCVLGPSGCGKSTLLRVIAGLENIESGRVEIGG, encoded by the coding sequence ATGGCATCGCTTTGCGCAAAACATTTAACTAAAAAATTCTCACAGCAGACGGCTTTGAACGACGTCAGCTTCGAGATAGAGGACGGTGAATTCGTCTGCGTCCTTGGGCCGTCGGGCTGCGGAAAAAGCACGCTTCTGCGAGTGATCGCGGGGCTTGAAAATATAGAAAGCGGCCGCGTGGAGATAGGCGG